The following coding sequences are from one Petrotoga sibirica DSM 13575 window:
- the fliE gene encoding flagellar hook-basal body complex protein FliE codes for MTNGINGINGIDPNKLVPEKTKQEDKNLDFSKLLKDAIEEVNSIQKNADKVAADYAAGNITDIHQVMIAAEKASLSLQLTTEVTNRIVEAYKEIMRMQI; via the coding sequence ATGACCAACGGCATAAATGGAATTAATGGGATTGACCCCAATAAATTAGTTCCAGAAAAAACTAAACAAGAAGATAAAAATTTAGACTTTTCTAAACTATTAAAAGATGCGATTGAGGAAGTAAATTCGATCCAAAAGAATGCAGATAAAGTTGCAGCAGATTATGCGGCAGGTAATATAACGGATATACATCAGGTTATGATTGCAGCAGAAAAGGCTTCTTTATCTTTACAATTAACCACAGAAGTTACGAATAGAATCGTTGAAGCTTATAAAGAAATAATGAGAATGCAGATATAA
- the flgC gene encoding flagellar basal body rod protein FlgC, which produces MMDGLFKVLDIAASGMTAERFRLDVISQNLANSDTTRTEEGGPYRRKTVIFQEALNESTNGSKNFGGVKVTSIVEDPSPFRLVYDPNHPDADAEGYVSYPNVNVLREMVDMISAQRAYEMNAAVVNSAKSMYNSALGIGR; this is translated from the coding sequence ATGATGGATGGGTTATTTAAGGTTTTAGATATTGCTGCGAGCGGTATGACAGCAGAGAGATTTAGGTTAGACGTTATATCTCAAAATTTGGCTAATTCGGATACAACCAGGACAGAAGAAGGTGGGCCATACAGAAGAAAAACAGTAATCTTTCAAGAAGCACTTAATGAAAGTACAAATGGAAGTAAAAATTTTGGGGGAGTTAAAGTCACTTCTATAGTAGAAGATCCATCCCCTTTTAGATTAGTATATGATCCTAACCATCCTGATGCAGACGCTGAAGGATATGTAAGTTATCCTAACGTTAACGTATTACGAGAAATGGTTGATATGATCTCTGCTCAAAGAGCTTATGAGATGAATGCAGCGGTTGTAAATTCAGCGAAAAGCATGTACAATTCTGCCCTCGGAATAGGTAGATAA
- a CDS encoding polysaccharide pyruvyl transferase family protein, with the protein MKKIFLIGFYGYGNYGDDLLLKSFLQILNEIKFDGILFLPLENELEFDEGYIFQIITVSRFNFYEIRKTIKDSDVIIFGGGNLFQSETSYRSFMYYYYIAHLGAKFNKTILLLSQGFGSFNEKRSLQKLKKILSYPKLYGNLRDETSFVFATKYNKNISLGVDVGPYPFLNYTYKKTNKISVCLKEEHDLRYLTEFLSTFENYTLSTLVINATQDALKNYELVESIRKETKITAEFPFKDSNKITKEISESKIIISDRLHSALAGIFFDGQTITFNNLKNRRVLKNIKRDYNFFYKNTAEIPFIYYDAVSSNYDFKEISDIYKDKLQKTVFDIKTLIQSIL; encoded by the coding sequence ATGAAAAAAATTTTTTTAATTGGATTTTATGGATACGGGAACTATGGAGATGACTTATTACTAAAAAGTTTCTTACAAATATTAAATGAAATAAAATTTGATGGAATCTTATTCTTACCTCTTGAAAACGAGTTGGAATTCGATGAAGGATATATATTTCAAATAATCACTGTTTCAAGATTCAATTTTTACGAAATAAGGAAAACTATAAAAGACAGCGATGTTATAATCTTTGGAGGAGGAAACCTTTTTCAATCCGAAACCTCTTACAGAAGTTTCATGTACTATTACTATATAGCCCACCTCGGGGCAAAGTTCAATAAAACCATATTGCTCTTATCCCAAGGTTTTGGCTCTTTTAACGAAAAACGTAGCCTCCAAAAATTAAAGAAAATCCTTTCTTACCCAAAACTTTACGGCAATTTGAGAGATGAAACATCTTTTGTCTTTGCAACAAAATATAATAAAAATATCTCCCTAGGTGTAGATGTAGGACCATATCCTTTTTTAAATTATACTTACAAAAAAACAAACAAAATATCAGTTTGTTTAAAAGAAGAACATGATTTGCGATACTTAACAGAATTCTTATCAACCTTTGAAAATTATACACTTTCTACATTAGTAATAAATGCAACACAAGATGCATTAAAAAATTATGAATTAGTTGAAAGCATAAGAAAAGAAACTAAAATTACAGCTGAATTCCCTTTTAAAGATTCAAATAAGATAACCAAAGAAATTTCTGAGTCTAAAATAATCATATCTGATCGTTTACACAGTGCTCTGGCTGGAATCTTTTTTGATGGGCAAACAATAACTTTTAACAACCTAAAGAATCGAAGAGTACTAAAAAACATAAAAAGAGATTACAACTTTTTTTATAAAAACACAGCTGAAATACCCTTTATCTATTATGATGCTGTTTCTTCTAATTATGATTTCAAAGAAATTTCTGACATATACAAAGATAAATTACAAAAAACAGTGTTTGATATAAAAACACTTATTCAAAGTATCTTATAA
- the flgB gene encoding flagellar basal body rod protein FlgB, producing MFDNINFEIIPNTMDALSLRQNVISQNIANYETPGYKRKYVDFENELQKALNEDSKLTLKVNRDQHINNTLSLEKIQPNIQIDDSKSLRDDGNNVDPDMELIRMTQNTLKYNTLSRLMTYSIQRYETAIRGGK from the coding sequence TTGTTTGATAATATTAATTTCGAAATAATTCCAAATACTATGGATGCATTGTCTTTAAGACAAAACGTAATTTCTCAAAATATAGCAAATTATGAAACCCCTGGTTATAAAAGGAAGTACGTTGATTTTGAAAATGAGTTACAAAAAGCCTTGAATGAAGATTCAAAATTGACCCTTAAAGTTAATAGAGACCAACACATAAATAATACCTTATCTTTAGAAAAAATTCAACCAAATATTCAAATAGATGATTCCAAATCGCTCAGAGATGATGGTAACAACGTCGATCCCGATATGGAATTGATCAGGATGACTCAAAATACTTTAAAATACAATACTTTATCTAGGTTGATGACCTATTCAATACAGAGATATGAAACAGCTATTAGAGGTGGTAAATGA
- a CDS encoding class I SAM-dependent methyltransferase — translation MSKYDKKRLAWLFDNMTDTKSTIGEQVADSGETIPQIAGRVAFEQLKLTGEDVLLDVGTGTGDKAIAAAHICRQVIGIDISKKSLEQARIRAELENLNNVIFAYGAFEEPCVELELALYGITKILAVYSLHHLPDQLKKESLFTLSNLLHRPGRIVIGDIMFFEEPNKHIEKFNEVYYDGGDTDFPSRVEYLTECLKQAGGTTRVEQIHPLVGVIIADFV, via the coding sequence ATGTCAAAATATGACAAAAAACGTCTCGCCTGGTTATTTGACAATATGACTGATACAAAGAGTACCATAGGTGAACAAGTTGCAGATTCTGGTGAGACTATCCCACAAATAGCCGGTCGGGTAGCTTTTGAACAATTGAAACTCACTGGCGAAGATGTGTTACTCGATGTTGGAACAGGCACCGGTGATAAAGCTATTGCAGCTGCTCATATCTGTCGGCAAGTAATTGGTATTGATATTAGTAAGAAGAGTTTAGAGCAAGCCAGGATAAGGGCTGAACTGGAGAATTTAAACAATGTGATCTTTGCTTATGGTGCATTTGAAGAGCCTTGTGTGGAGCTCGAGCTTGCTTTATATGGTATTACGAAAATTCTTGCTGTCTATTCATTACATCATTTACCCGATCAACTCAAGAAAGAAAGTTTGTTTACTCTATCTAATTTGTTGCATCGACCTGGTCGCATAGTAATCGGCGATATTATGTTTTTTGAGGAGCCTAATAAGCATATTGAAAAATTCAATGAGGTATACTATGATGGTGGAGATACCGATTTTCCTTCGCGAGTAGAATACCTAACCGAATGTTTGAAACAGGCAGGAGGTACAACTCGCGTTGAACAAATTCATCCATTGGTTGGCGTGATAATAGCAGATTTCGTATAA
- a CDS encoding BMP family lipoprotein, which translates to MKKLLVLSLISLMFVSSFALKVIMVTDVGGLGDKSFNDGTWAGVQMAMEQLPNVEGELIISKEQTDYVPNLTNAAQRGDVVIGVGFMMADALFNIAAQYPNTFFIGIDIEPSPGQTVPNNLALYTFKEHEAGFLGGYVAAAMTKTGRIGFVGGLEIPPVKRYEIGYRAGVAAYNQIHGTNVQVIIGYAASFEDPAKGKQLTLSQYGNGADIVFACAGATGNGVIDAAKETGMSFYGLPANAPLQQVIDKYYEKGQGYFAIGVDVDQDYMQPGYVLLSITKKIDVATFEGINSALSARYFQSGHNNLGIVDDGVGISPMKYTKGLIPNEVIAELAYLQTLAKEGKINIPQSEAELGSFNASNIVFPF; encoded by the coding sequence ATGAAAAAGTTGTTAGTTCTTAGTTTAATCAGTTTAATGTTTGTAAGTTCTTTTGCTCTAAAAGTTATTATGGTAACGGATGTCGGCGGTTTGGGAGATAAGTCTTTCAACGATGGTACATGGGCTGGTGTTCAAATGGCTATGGAACAACTTCCCAATGTTGAAGGAGAATTAATTATATCCAAGGAACAAACTGATTACGTTCCAAATCTTACCAACGCTGCGCAAAGAGGAGATGTAGTAATTGGTGTTGGATTTATGATGGCAGATGCTTTATTCAATATCGCCGCCCAATATCCCAATACATTTTTTATTGGAATTGATATTGAACCGTCCCCTGGTCAAACGGTTCCAAACAATTTAGCTCTTTACACCTTCAAAGAACATGAGGCAGGATTCTTAGGCGGATACGTAGCGGCCGCAATGACTAAAACAGGTAGGATAGGTTTCGTAGGTGGCCTAGAAATACCACCGGTCAAAAGATACGAAATAGGTTACAGAGCAGGAGTTGCTGCTTACAATCAAATTCATGGTACCAATGTTCAAGTTATAATCGGTTACGCCGCTAGTTTCGAGGATCCCGCAAAAGGAAAACAGTTAACCCTTTCTCAATACGGTAACGGTGCAGATATAGTCTTCGCGTGCGCTGGTGCAACAGGAAATGGAGTCATCGATGCCGCAAAAGAAACTGGAATGTCTTTCTACGGTTTGCCAGCAAATGCCCCTCTACAACAAGTTATAGATAAATATTATGAAAAAGGTCAGGGCTATTTTGCAATAGGAGTTGATGTGGATCAAGATTACATGCAACCAGGTTACGTATTACTTAGTATTACAAAAAAGATCGATGTAGCAACTTTTGAAGGTATAAATTCAGCATTGTCTGCTAGATATTTTCAATCTGGACACAACAACTTAGGTATAGTTGATGATGGTGTTGGAATATCTCCAATGAAATATACCAAAGGGCTAATACCAAATGAAGTTATTGCGGAATTAGCTTATTTACAAACGTTAGCTAAGGAAGGAAAAATCAATATTCCTCAAAGCGAAGCTGAGCTAGGTTCTTTCAATGCAAGTAATATAGTCTTCCCATTCTGA
- a CDS encoding YncE family protein: MLIVFSILFAALLFSESIFLEVDNFNIGERAFHIDLGKNYAIIADYQGTIHFIDIFTLEKAEFTQAVLPMGGAYDGEFFYVIDNYNRQLLKIKNNKAQQKLVLDSKPVNIKLINGELYILGTNPNKLYIVDSNLFVKKSMNIPVHSPLIRNIGEQVFIPLFDNFQNNVFLTDLLFLIPNNDTYIVNYNNIEHPIDIVGYKGVIYMVSYYNGNLYRNDFRTQPKIAQFGKYTTNIEMYKNNIVGNSLMGGVYYYNLSSGKTEVILEEVPISDISVSPNGQYLYAISHIENKLYVIEDKKVYQTIDTYNYPIDVESPTDNIVLVLCTDSSRLQVIRYFE, from the coding sequence ATGTTAATTGTTTTTTCTATTCTTTTTGCAGCTCTGTTATTTTCCGAATCTATTTTTTTAGAAGTTGACAATTTCAACATTGGAGAAAGGGCATTTCATATTGATTTAGGAAAAAATTACGCAATAATTGCGGATTATCAAGGCACTATCCATTTTATAGATATCTTTACTTTAGAGAAGGCGGAGTTTACACAGGCTGTCTTACCTATGGGTGGAGCATACGATGGCGAATTTTTTTATGTTATTGACAATTACAATAGGCAATTACTTAAAATTAAAAATAACAAAGCCCAACAAAAATTGGTTTTAGATTCTAAACCTGTTAATATAAAATTGATAAATGGAGAATTATACATATTAGGTACAAATCCTAATAAATTATACATAGTTGATAGCAATCTTTTTGTAAAAAAATCGATGAATATCCCTGTACATAGTCCGTTGATAAGAAATATAGGTGAGCAAGTTTTTATTCCTTTATTTGATAATTTTCAAAACAACGTATTTTTAACAGACCTTCTTTTTTTGATCCCTAATAATGATACTTATATCGTAAATTATAATAATATAGAACATCCTATCGATATTGTAGGATACAAAGGGGTTATTTATATGGTTTCATACTACAATGGCAATTTGTATAGGAATGATTTCAGAACACAACCTAAAATTGCACAATTTGGGAAGTACACTACGAACATTGAGATGTACAAAAATAATATTGTAGGCAATTCCTTGATGGGTGGTGTTTATTACTACAATCTTTCCTCTGGGAAAACCGAAGTTATTTTAGAAGAAGTACCAATTAGTGATATTTCAGTTTCTCCTAACGGACAGTATTTATACGCTATATCTCATATAGAAAATAAACTTTATGTAATAGAGGATAAGAAGGTTTATCAAACAATTGATACTTACAATTATCCTATCGATGTTGAATCGCCAACAGACAATATCGTTTTGGTACTTTGTACGGATTCCTCGAGGTTGCAAGTTATAAGATACTTTGAATAA